A section of the Campylobacter lanienae NCTC 13004 genome encodes:
- a CDS encoding NAD(P)-dependent alcohol dehydrogenase, whose translation MNEIKNKDRRDFLAKAAVAGVAIGAGTNLFGAANKPNIACKGWAAFDESGELKPWKFERRAVGDDDILIEVMAASICHSDIHTELGHWGKQIYPQVPGHEIVGLVREVGKNVKNFKIGDRAGVGCMVDNTDIATAGLEEQYSKNTIFTYGYPYPKEPTGISQGGYSDYFVVNSHFAIHIPNELSWDEAAPLMCAGITTYSPIMKYMKKGDNVAIIGIGGLGHLGIKIAIAKGAKVTAFTTTKSKIKDIESWGAKAVLVKSSDDLAPFRAKFDFALSTIPYEFEMEPYIAMVKPFGSFTLVGMPINFSQKTQTLNLASTKVNLNASLIGGMKETAEMAEFCAKAGVRPNIVKITGEQINQAWRDVVAKRARYRFVIDPKSF comes from the coding sequence ATGAATGAAATCAAAAATAAAGATCGTAGAGATTTTCTAGCAAAAGCAGCCGTTGCTGGCGTAGCAATCGGTGCTGGTACAAATCTTTTTGGCGCAGCAAATAAGCCAAATATCGCTTGTAAAGGTTGGGCAGCTTTTGATGAGAGTGGCGAGCTAAAACCTTGGAAGTTTGAGCGTAGAGCTGTTGGTGATGATGATATCTTAATAGAAGTGATGGCTGCTAGTATCTGCCATAGTGATATACACACAGAGCTAGGGCATTGGGGTAAGCAAATCTATCCACAAGTACCCGGTCATGAGATAGTAGGTCTCGTGCGTGAAGTGGGTAAAAATGTCAAAAACTTCAAAATCGGTGACCGGGCCGGTGTAGGCTGTATGGTGGATAACACTGATATCGCTACGGCTGGGCTTGAAGAGCAATATAGCAAAAATACGATTTTTACCTACGGGTATCCATATCCTAAAGAGCCTACTGGCATAAGTCAGGGCGGATATAGCGATTATTTTGTGGTAAATTCGCATTTTGCTATCCATATCCCAAATGAGCTTAGCTGGGATGAGGCAGCACCGCTAATGTGCGCTGGAATCACCACTTACTCACCTATAATGAAATATATGAAAAAAGGTGATAATGTAGCGATCATCGGTATCGGTGGCCTAGGGCATCTTGGGATTAAAATCGCTATTGCTAAGGGTGCGAAGGTAACGGCATTTACAACTACTAAAAGTAAAATCAAAGATATAGAGAGCTGGGGCGCAAAAGCCGTGCTAGTAAAAAGTAGCGATGATTTAGCTCCGTTTAGGGCTAAATTTGATTTTGCGCTTAGCACTATTCCTTATGAATTTGAGATGGAGCCATATATTGCGATGGTTAAGCCTTTTGGTAGTTTCACTCTAGTTGGTATGCCTATAAATTTCAGCCAAAAAACCCAAACCTTAAATCTAGCTAGCACAAAAGTAAATTTAAATGCTAGTTTAATTGGCGGTATGAAAGAGACTGCGGAAATGGCTGAGTTTTGCGCTAAAGCTGGAGTTCGCCCAAATATAGTAAAAATCACTGGCGAGCAGATAAATCAGGCTTGGCGTGATGTAGTAGCAAAAAGAGCTAGATATCGCTTCGTGATCGATCCAAAGAGCTTTTAA
- a CDS encoding radical SAM/SPASM domain-containing protein yields MAKFQKVYIEISDICGCECSFCPSLNLAKFGSMDLGLYERILSQIRGKTRAICLHLLGDPLANLNLNQYLSLAYDKGFKIDLVTTGKYLKKHDFNALSKAHQISFSLSAFVDKNAKFSENYIDDLLAFCQFTQEIKSEIFINFRIQKHMINEPKFEMIKAKFEQFFGVKIGYNESRVRLAYKIFLVFKEYFEWREPNSQNPSKYCHGLISQIGIKSSGIVVPCCVDANARINLGNIGQNSLNEIINSPKAKAIIDGFKQGKAIENLCQKCEYKATLD; encoded by the coding sequence GTGGCAAAATTCCAAAAAGTCTATATAGAGATAAGCGATATTTGCGGATGTGAGTGTAGCTTTTGTCCATCTCTAAATTTAGCCAAATTTGGCTCTATGGATTTGGGACTTTATGAGCGAATTTTATCACAGATAAGGGGCAAGACAAGGGCGATTTGCCTTCATCTATTAGGCGATCCGCTAGCAAATTTAAATCTAAATCAATATCTAAGCTTAGCTTATGATAAGGGCTTTAAAATAGATCTAGTCACAACGGGCAAATACCTTAAAAAGCATGATTTTAACGCACTTAGCAAGGCTCATCAAATTTCATTTTCTCTAAGCGCCTTTGTGGATAAAAATGCTAAATTTAGCGAAAATTATATAGATGATTTACTAGCTTTTTGTCAATTTACTCAAGAGATAAAAAGTGAAATTTTTATCAATTTTAGAATCCAAAAACATATGATAAATGAGCCTAAATTTGAGATGATTAAGGCTAAATTTGAGCAGTTTTTTGGAGTGAAAATCGGTTATAATGAGAGTAGAGTTCGCCTAGCCTATAAGATATTTTTGGTTTTTAAAGAGTATTTTGAGTGGAGAGAGCCAAACTCACAAAATCCAAGTAAATATTGCCACGGCCTAATCTCACAAATCGGCATTAAAAGTAGCGGAATCGTGGTGCCTTGTTGCGTAGATGCTAACGCTAGGATAAACTTAGGCAATATCGGCCAAAATAGCCTAAATGAGATAATAAATTCCCCAAAAGCTAAGGCTATAATAGATGGATTTAAACAAGGAAAAGCGATAGAAAATCTATGCCAAAAATGCGAATATAAGGCAACTTTGGACTAA
- the rnc gene encoding ribonuclease III, with protein sequence MDKLREIQKLLKYKFKNINLLKEAITHKSIKSSINNERLEFLGDAVLDLIVGEYLYHKFKGKSEGDLSKLRASLVNEDSLAKIAKELRLGEFLYLSTAEENNGGREKQSLISDALEALMGAIYLESGLEKVKSIFIALLEANFPDISLNLTKDYKTTLQELTQAKIGLAPKYELISSSGPDHKKSFEMAVILEGKEIARAIGNSKKSAEQACALKALEILNSMKG encoded by the coding sequence ATGGATAAACTAAGAGAGATTCAAAAGCTTTTAAAATATAAATTTAAAAATATAAATTTGCTCAAAGAGGCCATAACTCACAAAAGTATCAAAAGCTCTATCAATAACGAACGGCTTGAGTTTTTAGGTGATGCGGTGTTGGATTTGATAGTAGGTGAGTATCTATATCACAAATTTAAAGGCAAAAGCGAAGGCGACTTAAGCAAATTAAGAGCCTCACTAGTCAATGAAGATAGCCTTGCTAAGATAGCCAAAGAGCTAAGACTTGGCGAGTTTTTATATCTTTCAACCGCTGAAGAAAATAACGGCGGCAGAGAGAAACAAAGCCTAATAAGCGATGCTTTAGAAGCCTTGATGGGGGCTATATATTTAGAGAGTGGATTAGAAAAAGTGAAGAGCATATTTATAGCTTTATTAGAAGCAAATTTCCCTGATATCAGCTTAAATCTAACTAAAGATTACAAAACAACTCTTCAAGAACTCACCCAAGCCAAGATAGGCTTAGCACCAAAATATGAGCTAATAAGCTCAAGTGGGCCAGATCATAAAAAAAGCTTTGAAATGGCGGTGATATTAGAGGGCAAAGAGATCGCAAGAGCCATAGGAAATAGCAAAAAATCAGCCGAGCAGGCTTGCGCTTTAAAGGCCTTAGAGATACTAAATTCAATGAAAGGATAG
- a CDS encoding N-acetyl sugar amidotransferase — MRYCDFCVMPDSRPGIKFTTLDDGRLKCSACINHENKKNIDYKSRFKELEALCDKHRGRNGKNDYDCAIAVSGGKDSHFQVHIMKEVLGMNPVLFSVEDNFTMTKAGKSNLRNLSEEFGCHIISLKPNIKTQKALMLYTFEKYGKPTWYIDRLIYSYPFAMAAKFNTPLLVYGENVSYEYGGSDAVETPSAKDIFLNGVASDIDLSGVDIDLKDLQLFYDPNNPNLDIDSLEPIYLSYFIKWNSYSNYIFAKSRGFSDLKSEWDRTHTIEDFDQVDSVAYIVHAWMKYPKFGHATATDYAARLVRYGLMSRDKAIELVKERDHALDPRCVEDFCNFIGISKSKFWQIVEKHYNKDIFAKNEFGEYKIKYGIS, encoded by the coding sequence ATGCGATATTGTGATTTTTGCGTTATGCCTGATAGCAGACCGGGGATTAAATTTACTACCTTAGATGATGGAAGACTTAAATGTAGTGCGTGTATAAATCACGAAAATAAGAAAAATATCGATTACAAATCTAGATTTAAAGAGCTTGAAGCTTTATGCGATAAGCACAGAGGCCGAAATGGCAAAAATGACTATGACTGCGCTATTGCTGTAAGTGGCGGTAAGGATAGTCACTTTCAAGTCCATATCATGAAAGAGGTTTTAGGGATGAATCCGGTGCTTTTTAGCGTTGAGGATAACTTCACAATGACAAAAGCTGGTAAGAGTAATTTAAGAAATTTAAGCGAAGAATTTGGCTGTCATATAATATCTTTAAAACCAAATATCAAAACCCAAAAAGCCCTAATGCTCTACACATTTGAAAAATACGGCAAACCAACATGGTATATAGATCGCCTTATATATAGTTATCCATTTGCTATGGCGGCGAAATTTAATACTCCGCTTTTGGTATATGGCGAAAATGTGAGCTACGAGTATGGTGGTAGCGACGCAGTAGAGACTCCAAGCGCTAAAGATATATTTTTAAATGGCGTAGCAAGTGATATTGATTTAAGTGGCGTAGATATAGACCTTAAAGATTTACAACTATTCTATGACCCAAATAACCCAAATTTAGATATAGATAGCCTTGAGCCTATATATCTAAGTTATTTTATCAAGTGGAATTCATACTCTAATTATATCTTTGCTAAAAGCAGAGGCTTTAGCGATTTAAAGAGCGAATGGGATAGAACTCACACTATAGAAGATTTCGATCAAGTAGATAGCGTAGCATATATTGTCCATGCCTGGATGAAATATCCTAAATTTGGCCACGCCACGGCTACTGACTACGCTGCTAGGCTAGTTAGATATGGACTGATGAGTAGAGATAAAGCAATCGAGCTAGTCAAAGAGAGAGACCACGCACTAGACCCTAGATGCGTGGAGGATTTTTGTAATTTTATAGGCATTAGCAAATCCAAATTTTGGCAAATTGTAGAAAAACACTATAACAAAGATATATTTGCTAAAAATGAATTTGGCGAGTATAAGATAAAATATGGGATAAGTTAA
- the dnaG gene encoding DNA primase — protein MISKNSIENLKNIVDIVDVIGSYIPLKKSGANFVCVCPFHNDKHPSMSISPSKGIYHCFSCKAGGDAIKFVMEYEKLGYAEAIEKLASIYNVSLEYTSSKSELKVDKKILENLNLHYKILLYKNSEALNYLKHRSITDSIIEKWELGWAASSQNTLNLLQNEGIEPKEALEVGAIKENENGYYASFINRITFPIYNHLGSLVGFGGRTISDNPAKYINSPQSQIFDKSKIFYGYDKAKSEIYRSQSMVICEGYMDCIMLHAAGVNNAVAVLGTALTQKHIPLIKRGDIKVTLSFDSDAAGVNAAFKSSKLLVEHQIDGKVVLISGGKDPAELVASGKEMELKEILKGGMELGEFYIRELIANLNPQSPLEKAKALRAIQEFSFNLDPIVAQSYNSLVVTLLKIEPGSFSLSRSSSKPSSTNLNPPIKFTEQKDIAELSILKNMLINPEFCEVVKRYYGVEIFKDKATYRAVTGSQSSNNEHIRELELYENLEEYKSVEDLHSAIRPLAIRYYEGLLKSGRLSIEEIIECKKRISILKGKR, from the coding sequence ATGATCTCTAAAAATAGTATAGAAAATTTAAAAAATATAGTTGATATTGTTGATGTAATAGGTAGCTATATACCGCTTAAAAAATCCGGCGCAAATTTCGTTTGCGTCTGTCCATTTCACAACGACAAGCACCCATCAATGTCAATTAGCCCAAGCAAAGGGATATATCACTGCTTTTCATGTAAGGCCGGTGGAGATGCGATTAAGTTTGTAATGGAATATGAGAAGCTAGGATATGCTGAAGCTATCGAGAAGTTAGCATCCATCTATAATGTAAGCTTAGAATACACAAGTAGCAAAAGTGAATTAAAAGTAGATAAAAAGATTTTAGAGAATTTAAATTTACACTATAAAATACTTTTATACAAAAATAGCGAGGCTCTAAACTATCTAAAACACCGCTCTATAACTGATTCTATCATAGAAAAATGGGAGCTTGGCTGGGCGGCATCTTCGCAAAATACACTAAATTTGCTTCAAAATGAAGGCATAGAGCCAAAAGAAGCCTTAGAGGTAGGCGCTATAAAAGAGAATGAAAATGGATATTATGCTAGTTTTATCAATCGCATAACATTTCCTATATATAACCACCTTGGGAGTTTAGTAGGCTTTGGAGGTCGCACCATTAGCGATAATCCGGCCAAATATATCAATAGCCCACAAAGCCAAATTTTTGATAAATCTAAGATATTTTACGGATATGACAAGGCTAAAAGCGAGATATATAGATCTCAATCAATGGTGATTTGCGAAGGCTATATGGATTGTATCATGCTACATGCTGCTGGGGTAAATAACGCTGTAGCAGTGCTTGGCACGGCTCTCACTCAAAAGCATATCCCATTAATTAAAAGGGGTGATATCAAGGTTACTTTAAGCTTTGATAGCGACGCAGCTGGAGTTAATGCGGCCTTTAAAAGCTCAAAATTGCTAGTAGAGCATCAAATCGATGGTAAGGTTGTCTTAATCAGCGGTGGCAAAGACCCAGCCGAGCTAGTAGCAAGTGGCAAAGAGATGGAGCTAAAAGAGATATTAAAAGGCGGAATGGAGCTTGGGGAGTTTTATATAAGAGAGCTTATTGCGAATTTAAACCCTCAAAGCCCATTAGAAAAGGCCAAAGCTCTTAGGGCTATACAGGAATTTAGCTTTAATCTTGATCCTATTGTGGCTCAATCTTATAACTCTTTAGTAGTAACTCTTTTAAAGATTGAGCCAGGCTCATTTAGCTTAAGTAGATCAAGCTCAAAACCTAGCTCAACAAATTTAAATCCACCCATCAAATTCACAGAACAAAAAGATATCGCCGAGCTATCAATTTTAAAAAATATGCTTATAAATCCTGAATTTTGCGAAGTTGTCAAACGCTATTACGGGGTTGAAATTTTCAAAGATAAAGCCACTTATAGAGCAGTTACAGGCTCACAAAGCTCAAATAACGAGCATATAAGGGAGCTTGAATTATATGAAAATTTAGAAGAGTATAAGAGTGTTGAAGATCTACATAGCGCCATTAGACCACTTGCTATTAGGTATTATGAAGGGCTTTTAAAGAGTGGCAGGCTTAGTATCGAAGAGATTATCGAGTGTAAAAAAAGAATATCAATTTTGAAAGGAAAAAGATGA
- a CDS encoding NAD(P)H-dependent oxidoreductase, giving the protein MKVLILDGGKKFGCSGGKLNTLLCDVASSELEAKGYEVIRTKIDDGYEVESEVQKLIQSDIIIFQYPGWWMSAPWIVKKYLDEVLSAAAPHLTKSDGRHANDPEHGYGTGEKTAKKKYMISTTWNAPITAFNDKNDFFEGRGCDGVTFTMHKAMEYCGMKALPSFMCNDVEKNPKVDEYISNYKAHIRANF; this is encoded by the coding sequence ATGAAAGTATTAATTTTAGATGGTGGCAAAAAATTTGGTTGTAGCGGTGGCAAGCTAAATACCTTGCTTTGCGATGTAGCAAGTAGTGAGCTAGAGGCTAAGGGATATGAGGTTATCCGCACCAAAATAGATGATGGCTATGAAGTAGAGAGTGAGGTACAAAAGCTCATCCAAAGCGATATAATCATCTTTCAATACCCTGGCTGGTGGATGAGTGCGCCGTGGATTGTCAAAAAATATCTAGATGAGGTTTTGTCAGCTGCAGCGCCACACTTGACAAAAAGCGATGGTCGCCACGCTAATGACCCGGAGCATGGATATGGCACAGGCGAGAAAACAGCGAAGAAAAAATATATGATAAGCACCACTTGGAATGCGCCAATTACGGCCTTTAATGATAAAAATGATTTTTTTGAAGGGCGTGGGTGTGATGGTGTAACCTTTACTATGCACAAAGCGATGGAGTATTGCGGGATGAAAGCGCTGCCTAGCTTTATGTGTAATGATGTGGAAAAAAATCCAAAAGTAGATGAGTATATTAGTAACTATAAAGCACATATAAGGGCGAATTTTTAG
- the rnhA gene encoding ribonuclease HI codes for MKIVSLFSDGSCLNNPGNGGWAYILEYEKYTKNDSGAVLDTTNNQMELLAIINGLKALKEPCIVNLYTDSSYAANGINSWLDGWKKKSFKNVKNIELWQEIDRLTQIHKVKAHWIKAHAGHPQNELCDKLAKDAAMKLTKD; via the coding sequence ATGAAAATAGTATCTCTTTTTAGCGATGGTAGTTGCTTAAATAACCCTGGAAATGGCGGCTGGGCCTATATCTTAGAATATGAAAAATATACCAAAAATGATAGCGGAGCAGTGCTAGATACCACAAATAACCAAATGGAGCTTTTGGCCATCATCAATGGCTTAAAAGCCCTAAAAGAGCCTTGTATCGTCAATCTCTACACAGATAGTAGCTACGCTGCAAATGGGATTAACTCTTGGCTAGATGGATGGAAAAAGAAGAGCTTTAAAAATGTCAAAAATATAGAGCTTTGGCAAGAGATAGATAGATTAACTCAAATTCACAAAGTCAAAGCCCACTGGATCAAAGCCCACGCCGGCCATCCACAAAATGAGTTATGCGACAAACTAGCCAAAGATGCAGCGATGAAGCTTACAAAGGATTAA
- a CDS encoding Fic family protein, translated as MSRNLALEILLDEYKNCIKNGLYHYTQIVFAYNSNRIEGSKLSKDQTRYIYETNSLLSKKDEVIEINDIIETKNHFKAFDFILENYDNPLDEDFIKQIHAIVKKDTSDRVIGDFKKTANFIGDLKTTNPKNVSSEIAKLLKSYNELKSVNIEDIINFHHKFESIHPFEDGNGRTGRLIMFKECLKNNITPFIIDDEHKLFYYRGLREYDNIKGYLVDTCLSCQDKYQEILNEYDPIKPIGVNLY; from the coding sequence ATGAGTAGAAATTTGGCATTGGAAATTTTACTTGATGAATACAAAAACTGCATAAAAAACGGACTCTATCATTATACGCAGATAGTTTTTGCATACAACTCAAACAGAATAGAGGGAAGCAAGCTAAGCAAAGACCAGACAAGATATATCTATGAAACAAACTCTTTATTATCAAAAAAAGATGAAGTTATAGAGATTAACGATATTATAGAAACTAAAAACCATTTTAAAGCATTTGATTTTATTTTAGAAAATTATGATAACCCACTAGATGAAGATTTTATAAAACAAATTCACGCTATTGTAAAAAAAGATACAAGCGATAGAGTGATTGGGGATTTTAAAAAAACGGCAAATTTTATAGGAGATTTAAAAACAACTAATCCAAAAAATGTGAGTAGCGAAATTGCAAAATTACTAAAATCATATAATGAATTAAAAAGTGTAAATATAGAAGATATTATTAATTTTCATCATAAATTTGAAAGCATACACCCATTTGAGGATGGTAACGGACGAACGGGTAGGCTTATAATGTTTAAAGAGTGTCTAAAAAATAACATAACGCCATTTATCATTGATGACGAACATAAGCTTTTTTATTATAGAGGTCTAAGAGAATACGATAATATAAAAGGCTATTTAGTTGATACTTGTTTAAGTTGCCAAGATAAGTATCAAGAAATTTTAAATGAATACGACCCCATCAAGCCCATAGGCGTAAATTTGTATTGA
- a CDS encoding tetratricopeptide repeat protein has translation MDFFFIEYRDPIFGLIVLFSVLLLIAILSYFWGVFSLKDQKSNIDKFVNKFTPQLEQKYQNMLLNLDIDSNSLVNLAGIFAKNGDFNKAISIYLIALKKAVKNDEKELVFLNLGKAYLKAGFIERSTEVFLESIRLRAKNIDALSHLGLGFEKLKMYQKSLEVLDALSEQGVAVAAQIAYTKALEIKNSKMEFDKKIAKLDRLTGEFNLINRMILELYIANNKDINEIKSKPNLDNCIDILYLNDGVLDGDEYKELYSAKGLNNAQITDFNLNLLKVARDNNLNATLSFSYICKECKGSYPLFFYRCNHCARLGSCAIIPNVIKESDENSISF, from the coding sequence TTGGACTTTTTTTTCATTGAGTATAGAGATCCGATTTTTGGGCTTATTGTTCTTTTTAGCGTTTTGCTTTTGATAGCGATTTTAAGCTATTTTTGGGGTGTTTTTTCGCTCAAAGATCAAAAGAGTAATATAGATAAATTTGTCAATAAATTCACCCCGCAACTAGAGCAAAAATATCAAAATATGCTATTAAATCTTGATATAGACTCCAATTCGCTTGTTAATTTAGCTGGGATTTTTGCTAAAAATGGGGATTTTAATAAAGCGATTAGTATATATTTAATCGCCCTTAAAAAGGCGGTTAAAAATGATGAAAAAGAGCTTGTATTTTTAAATTTAGGTAAAGCCTATTTAAAAGCTGGATTTATAGAGCGATCCACAGAAGTTTTCTTAGAATCCATTAGATTAAGAGCCAAAAATATTGATGCTCTTAGCCACCTTGGATTGGGATTTGAGAAGCTTAAAATGTATCAAAAAAGCCTTGAAGTCTTAGACGCTTTAAGCGAACAAGGCGTAGCCGTAGCTGCTCAAATCGCATATACAAAGGCCTTAGAGATCAAAAATTCCAAAATGGAATTTGATAAAAAAATAGCAAAATTAGATAGATTAACGGGTGAATTTAATCTAATAAATCGTATGATTTTAGAGCTTTATATAGCAAATAATAAAGATATAAATGAGATAAAATCCAAGCCAAATTTGGATAATTGTATAGATATTTTGTATCTTAATGATGGAGTTTTAGATGGTGATGAGTATAAAGAGCTTTATAGCGCTAAGGGGCTAAATAACGCTCAAATCACTGATTTTAATTTAAATCTTTTAAAGGTCGCTAGAGATAATAACCTTAATGCTACTTTAAGTTTTAGTTATATCTGTAAGGAGTGTAAAGGCTCATATCCTCTATTTTTTTATCGGTGTAATCACTGCGCTAGGCTAGGAAGTTGTGCTATTATCCCAAATGTTATAAAGGAGAGCGATGAAAATAGTATCTCTTTTTAG
- the aroC gene encoding chorismate synthase, with amino-acid sequence MNTFGTKFRLSTFGESHGVAIGGVIDGIPAGIKVDMSFIQSELDRRRPGGKYATSRKESDKIEILSGIYDGFTTGCPIGFIVANTSQHSKDYDNIKDLFRPGHADYTYFAKFGIRDHRGGGRSSARESVARVAGGAFAGLLLREFDIDIQSCVRQIGDIKADKIDFEFANSSEIFWADESTEESAKELILNTKNSNDSLGASVLTIIKNAPAGLGEVLYNKLDAALANAMMGINGVKAVEIGDGISVANMLGSQNNDYIDKSGFITNHCGGILGGISNGSDIVIKSYFKPTPSIFKAQPTLNLNGDETICELRGRHDPCIGVRGSVVATAMARLVIADMLLLNATSNLNNLKRIYR; translated from the coding sequence TTGAATACATTTGGGACTAAATTTAGATTAAGCACATTTGGCGAAAGCCACGGCGTAGCTATAGGCGGCGTGATAGATGGGATTCCAGCCGGTATTAAAGTTGATATGAGCTTTATCCAAAGTGAGCTTGATAGGCGTCGCCCCGGTGGCAAATACGCCACTTCAAGAAAAGAGAGTGATAAGATAGAGATTTTAAGCGGAATTTATGATGGTTTTACCACCGGTTGCCCTATTGGCTTTATAGTGGCTAATACCTCTCAACACTCCAAAGATTATGATAATATCAAAGATCTATTTCGCCCAGGGCATGCTGATTATACATATTTTGCTAAATTTGGGATTAGAGATCATAGGGGTGGTGGCAGAAGTAGCGCTAGAGAGAGTGTAGCAAGGGTTGCTGGTGGGGCGTTTGCGGGGTTGCTTTTAAGAGAATTTGATATAGATATCCAAAGTTGCGTAAGGCAAATTGGCGATATAAAAGCTGATAAAATTGACTTTGAATTTGCGAATTCTAGTGAGATTTTTTGGGCTGATGAATCCACAGAAGAGAGTGCTAAAGAGCTAATACTAAATACCAAAAATTCAAATGATAGCCTTGGGGCTAGTGTTTTAACTATCATCAAAAACGCTCCCGCTGGACTAGGCGAAGTGCTATATAATAAGCTTGATGCCGCTTTAGCTAATGCTATGATGGGGATAAATGGAGTAAAGGCTGTAGAGATAGGAGATGGGATAAGCGTGGCTAATATGCTTGGAAGTCAAAATAATGATTATATAGATAAAAGCGGCTTTATAACCAATCATTGTGGCGGAATTTTAGGCGGTATTAGTAATGGCAGCGATATTGTGATTAAGAGCTATTTTAAGCCAACGCCGAGCATTTTTAAGGCTCAACCAACTCTAAATTTAAATGGTGATGAGACGATATGTGAGCTTCGTGGCAGACATGATCCATGTATTGGAGTGCGTGGAAGCGTGGTAGCTACGGCAATGGCAAGGCTAGTTATAGCTGATATGTTGCTTTTAAACGCAACTTCAAATTTAAATAATTTAAAAAGGATATATAGATGA
- a CDS encoding ATP-binding protein, producing the protein MKRKCLALFSGGLDSMLAMKLISLQDIEVHALNIDIGFGSDPVKNETLAKRAAMAGATFESVNVRSKYLQDVLFNPKFGYGKQFNPCIDCHGFMFRTAISMLDDYNASFVISGEVVGQRPMSQRNDAMVHVKNLADDRDDIILRPLCAKLLKPTLPEREGWVDRDKLLGLNGRNRSPQLSLAKEFGFSDFESPGGGCPYTMEGFSNRIRDFIKYDKNMSEDDLQSLRYGRHLRLPDGAKMIIGRDQNDNSKLEALKLQKMDIIDCGDIIGARSFIDKNASDNDKQLAANLAISYCKSEPNLIYEIKIASSIIQATKCDKSEAARYFI; encoded by the coding sequence ATGAAAAGAAAGTGTTTAGCGCTATTTAGCGGCGGCCTTGATAGTATGCTAGCTATGAAGTTAATTTCACTACAAGACATAGAGGTCCATGCTCTAAATATAGATATAGGATTTGGCTCAGACCCAGTTAAAAATGAAACTCTAGCCAAAAGAGCAGCGATGGCAGGGGCTACATTTGAGAGTGTAAATGTGCGTAGCAAATATCTCCAAGATGTGCTATTTAATCCTAAATTTGGATATGGAAAGCAGTTTAATCCATGTATTGATTGCCATGGGTTTATGTTTAGAACGGCTATTTCTATGCTTGATGATTATAATGCTAGTTTTGTAATTAGTGGAGAAGTCGTAGGCCAAAGACCGATGAGTCAGCGAAATGATGCGATGGTACATGTCAAAAATCTAGCCGATGATAGAGATGATATCATTCTTAGGCCACTTTGTGCTAAGCTATTAAAGCCTACTTTGCCAGAGCGTGAAGGATGGGTGGATAGAGATAAGCTTTTGGGCTTAAATGGTCGCAATAGATCGCCGCAACTTAGCCTAGCAAAGGAATTTGGATTTAGCGATTTTGAAAGCCCTGGTGGGGGCTGTCCATACACGATGGAGGGCTTTAGTAATAGAATTAGGGATTTTATCAAATATGATAAAAATATGAGCGAAGACGACCTTCAAAGCCTAAGATATGGCAGGCATTTAAGGCTACCAGATGGCGCTAAAATGATAATTGGTAGGGATCAAAATGATAATTCTAAGCTTGAAGCTTTAAAACTTCAAAAGATGGATATCATAGATTGTGGCGATATTATCGGTGCTAGGAGCTTTATAGATAAAAACGCAAGCGATAATGATAAACAATTAGCCGCAAATCTAGCTATAAGCTATTGTAAAAGTGAGCCAAATTTAATTTATGAAATTAAGATAGCTAGTAGCATAATCCAAGCCACAAAATGCGATAAAAGCGAAGCTGCGAGATATTTTATCTAG